One Falsihalocynthiibacter arcticus DNA segment encodes these proteins:
- a CDS encoding LysR family transcriptional regulator, with amino-acid sequence MIKLNAQRFPWNLDWNLLRTFMVVVDEGGITPAAHFLGLKQPTISAALKRLEDIVGRKLVNRSPRHFSVTPLGEVLYAEASSIFGAVSQLPDLMSSLDDEVTGQISIAVASHVVSPHFDAVLARFNELYPRVSYTISTMGSADVMTHLQQNRVTFGVCLFYEQPAGLEARHLYREYFGLFCGPRHRLYGRDDIDPSELKNEDAVSFHTDEIDGPLSGVAHLRRRLGMRADPKGLSSNLPEVRRMIVANIGIGTLPVHVARKDVESGLLWQVPPFKSLPAVDIHMLTNAKRSMNRAEKILLEMINAEFDSLPLEDRTYSA; translated from the coding sequence ATGATTAAATTAAATGCACAACGCTTTCCTTGGAACTTGGATTGGAATTTGCTGCGGACTTTCATGGTCGTCGTGGATGAGGGGGGAATCACACCTGCGGCGCATTTTTTGGGGTTAAAGCAGCCGACGATCAGTGCGGCACTGAAACGACTCGAGGATATTGTTGGGCGCAAACTGGTGAACCGCTCGCCCCGACATTTCAGCGTTACGCCTTTGGGCGAAGTCCTTTACGCGGAGGCCAGTTCGATTTTTGGCGCGGTTTCGCAGTTGCCGGATTTGATGAGCAGCCTTGATGATGAAGTGACGGGGCAGATTAGTATCGCGGTGGCAAGCCACGTTGTTTCCCCGCATTTTGACGCCGTTTTAGCGCGGTTTAACGAGCTTTATCCGCGTGTGAGCTATACGATTTCGACCATGGGCAGCGCCGATGTGATGACCCACCTTCAGCAAAATCGCGTCACTTTTGGCGTTTGCCTGTTTTATGAGCAGCCTGCGGGTCTGGAGGCGCGCCACCTCTATCGTGAGTATTTCGGATTGTTCTGTGGTCCGCGGCATCGACTCTATGGCCGCGACGATATCGACCCATCCGAGCTTAAAAACGAAGATGCGGTGTCTTTTCACACCGATGAAATCGACGGTCCCCTGTCTGGCGTTGCGCATCTGCGAAGGCGGTTGGGCATGCGCGCCGATCCCAAAGGGCTATCGTCCAACCTGCCAGAAGTCCGCCGTATGATCGTCGCCAATATCGGAATTGGAACCCTGCCAGTACATGTGGCCCGCAAGGATGTGGAATCAGGTCTGCTGTGGCAGGTTCCCCCGTTTAAATCGTTGCCCGCCGTGGATATTCATATGCTGACCAACGCCAAACGCAGCATGAATCGCGCAGAAAAGATCCTCCTTGAGATGATTAATGCCGAATTTGATTCCCTGCCGTTGGAAGACCGCACGTATAGCGCATAG
- a CDS encoding ROK family transcriptional regulator — protein MIDPTNISRRMTLSSVVQAITTYGPISRASVAKMTGLSKQTVSEVVASLEQDGWVQTVGRTEGNIGRRAVVYEIVPEAALVASVDLGGTKVRVALCNLSGAVVSEIMEPTVQTGGKDVVAQIGRIIHKSASDLDISTDKIRVAVVGVPGVLDSASGNINMAPNIAGIDAIDFPTLMQESLGIEVLVENDVNLAALGEHWMTHQGEKDDLVFLSIGTGIGAGLVIGGQLVRGATGAAGEIGYLPFGADPYEAESLKVGALERMTATNAIKGHYLELTGVQKSVPEVFDAALAGDTVAQKVLAQAARYIGRAIAAIAAVVDPACVVIGGSIGARHEFTKLIEPEIRKCFPRQIPIEVSALGNHAALAGGTSIALSRLHVALFSGGLPGAKIIIPAPQLKTYQEDVA, from the coding sequence ATGATTGATCCAACAAATATTTCCCGAAGGATGACTTTGAGTTCAGTTGTGCAGGCAATTACGACTTATGGGCCCATTTCGCGGGCGAGTGTCGCAAAGATGACGGGCCTGTCTAAGCAGACGGTTTCCGAAGTTGTTGCCTCGCTTGAGCAGGACGGATGGGTACAAACCGTTGGTCGCACTGAGGGAAACATCGGGCGTCGGGCGGTTGTCTATGAAATCGTTCCCGAGGCGGCCTTGGTTGCAAGCGTCGATCTTGGAGGGACGAAGGTTCGCGTCGCGCTTTGCAATCTTTCTGGCGCGGTTGTTTCTGAAATCATGGAACCCACCGTGCAAACTGGCGGGAAGGATGTTGTTGCCCAGATTGGCCGAATTATTCATAAATCGGCGTCGGATTTGGACATTAGCACCGATAAAATCCGCGTTGCCGTCGTTGGCGTTCCCGGCGTTTTGGATTCGGCGAGTGGAAACATCAATATGGCGCCCAACATTGCGGGGATCGACGCTATCGATTTTCCGACTTTGATGCAGGAGAGTCTCGGGATCGAGGTGCTGGTGGAAAACGATGTGAACCTAGCCGCGTTAGGGGAGCATTGGATGACGCATCAGGGTGAAAAGGACGACTTGGTCTTTTTGTCGATTGGAACGGGCATCGGAGCTGGCCTTGTTATCGGCGGGCAGTTGGTGCGTGGCGCAACGGGTGCGGCGGGCGAAATCGGGTATCTGCCCTTTGGTGCCGATCCATATGAGGCCGAAAGCTTGAAGGTTGGCGCGCTGGAACGCATGACCGCAACCAACGCGATCAAAGGCCACTATTTGGAATTAACGGGCGTCCAGAAATCCGTCCCTGAGGTGTTTGATGCCGCACTGGCAGGTGATACCGTCGCGCAAAAAGTGTTGGCCCAAGCGGCACGTTATATTGGACGGGCGATTGCGGCAATCGCTGCTGTGGTCGACCCCGCATGTGTCGTTATCGGCGGTTCCATCGGCGCACGCCACGAATTCACTAAGCTGATTGAGCCTGAAATTCGCAAGTGTTTCCCACGACAGATTCCGATTGAAGTCTCCGCCCTTGGAAATCACGCGGCGCTCGCTGGGGGCACGTCCATCGCGCTGTCTCGGCTGCATGTTGCATTATTTTCTGGTGGGCTTCCGGGCGCGAAAATCATCATCCCTGCACCACAGCTGAAGACCTATCAGGAGGACGTCGCATGA
- a CDS encoding amino acid ABC transporter permease, producing MGLDFSVVPSYFGLLLMGAGWTVAITICAGILSFVGGIVFAVIALYSHWTLRLPVRAFVWLFMGTPLLLQLFLIYFGLIQVGIDLPAFLAGVIGLGLHFAVYNSELIQVSILAVDKGQYEGARTLGLSRGQTLRRVVIPQAVHAVIPPMGNNMIALLKDSALVSVIGVMELTLAAQQAISRTYRPFEFYLAAAFCYYIINLALEAGLRRLERRIAASR from the coding sequence ATGGGGCTTGATTTTTCAGTCGTACCCAGCTACTTCGGCTTGCTCCTAATGGGGGCTGGTTGGACCGTCGCGATCACCATTTGCGCGGGCATCCTCAGCTTTGTCGGCGGCATCGTTTTTGCCGTTATCGCCCTCTACAGCCATTGGACCCTGCGCCTGCCCGTCCGCGCCTTCGTGTGGCTCTTCATGGGCACGCCACTTTTGCTGCAACTGTTCTTGATCTATTTCGGCCTGATCCAGGTCGGCATCGACCTGCCCGCTTTCTTGGCTGGGGTCATCGGGTTGGGGCTGCACTTTGCCGTCTATAATTCCGAATTGATACAGGTTTCGATCCTCGCGGTGGACAAGGGCCAATATGAAGGCGCACGCACCCTTGGCCTATCGCGCGGCCAGACCCTGCGCCGTGTCGTGATTCCGCAAGCGGTACACGCCGTCATCCCGCCGATGGGCAACAACATGATCGCCCTTCTGAAGGACTCGGCACTGGTGTCAGTGATTGGGGTTATGGAACTCACGCTTGCGGCTCAACAGGCCATCAGCCGCACCTACCGCCCGTTCGAATTCTACCTCGCAGCGGCTTTTTGCTACTACATTATTAACCTCGCGTTAGAGGCGGGATTGCGCCGTCTTGAACGCCGCATCGCCGCTTCGCGCTGA
- a CDS encoding M20 family metallopeptidase, which produces MSDFGLIAKLEAQQDAGADIELLRGAIGCESVTGNEGHFVDFLMSEMTQIGLKPASGDFLPDRPNTWGARVGTTDGPNLMFVGHTDTVHVRGWAEHWKGQPQEDPFSAPVIDNEIWGRGACDLKAGICSALAALRLLDTVGVQLAGTVSFAFIGDEESGEPNTGVSAGAKDLVKRIATGEIAKPDFAIYVEPTKLDVYTAQIGFFIAEISITGKSAYFGTPQDGVDALKATHQLLTALWQHAEELAQGPTHPLVGASDILVTKINGGGYIAVPGECELSLIRKLRPGENLDDAVAQFEAVVKGVAFDDGISFDIIYPAGRDHRFGGSPVEIDPDHPAAKSLAKCVTEVREATAEIGGAPYWSESPFLVNEIGCPTVYCAPGDISIAHTFEERVAVSEYLAGVRAFALFIARFCGTKTESTKLNGGNQ; this is translated from the coding sequence ATGAGTGATTTTGGTTTGATTGCCAAGCTTGAGGCCCAGCAAGATGCGGGTGCCGACATTGAGCTGCTTCGTGGGGCCATCGGTTGCGAAAGTGTCACCGGCAATGAGGGCCATTTTGTCGATTTCCTGATGTCAGAGATGACACAGATAGGGTTGAAGCCTGCTTCGGGCGACTTCCTTCCCGACCGTCCGAACACTTGGGGCGCTCGGGTGGGGACCACAGATGGCCCTAATCTTATGTTCGTCGGGCACACCGATACTGTTCATGTGCGCGGTTGGGCCGAACACTGGAAAGGGCAGCCCCAAGAAGACCCTTTTTCCGCCCCCGTTATCGACAACGAAATCTGGGGCCGAGGTGCCTGTGACCTGAAGGCAGGCATCTGTTCTGCCCTCGCGGCCTTACGACTCCTTGATACTGTTGGCGTGCAATTGGCGGGCACCGTTTCTTTCGCATTTATCGGCGATGAGGAGAGTGGCGAGCCAAACACGGGCGTCAGTGCTGGCGCAAAAGATTTGGTGAAACGCATCGCCACGGGAGAAATAGCTAAACCCGACTTCGCCATCTATGTTGAGCCGACGAAATTGGATGTTTACACCGCGCAGATCGGGTTTTTCATCGCGGAGATTTCGATCACAGGGAAGTCCGCCTATTTTGGAACGCCACAAGACGGGGTCGACGCGCTAAAGGCAACACACCAACTTCTCACCGCACTTTGGCAGCATGCCGAGGAGCTTGCCCAAGGTCCAACTCATCCTTTGGTCGGTGCTTCCGACATTTTGGTGACGAAAATCAACGGCGGCGGCTATATTGCTGTCCCGGGCGAATGTGAGCTTTCGTTGATCCGAAAATTGCGCCCTGGCGAGAACCTCGACGATGCGGTCGCGCAATTTGAAGCGGTCGTGAAGGGGGTCGCGTTCGACGACGGTATCTCTTTCGATATCATCTATCCCGCTGGGCGCGATCACCGTTTTGGCGGGTCGCCCGTCGAGATCGACCCCGACCATCCCGCAGCAAAATCTCTCGCCAAATGCGTCACAGAAGTAAGGGAGGCCACGGCTGAAATCGGCGGAGCGCCTTACTGGTCGGAAAGCCCGTTCCTCGTGAATGAAATCGGCTGTCCAACGGTTTACTGCGCCCCTGGCGATATCAGTATTGCCCACACTTTTGAGGAACGCGTCGCGGTGAGCGAGTATCTTGCGGGTGTCCGAGCCTTTGCACTTTTTATCGCACGCTTCTGTGGAACGAAAACTGAGTCAACAAAATTAAATGGAGGAAACCAATGA
- a CDS encoding substrate-binding domain-containing protein has product MKHLLKNVLSGAAFALAALPVAAQTVGPQGEAATPSSAIVVPDSSVEAVRAGAYTAALLWHDQSDFVNAVTAGATDEFTRFGITVVATTSAGFDAAKQRSDIETALVKAPDIILSLPLDPVTSAAAFQEAKEEGVKLVFLSNLPSGYEHPADYAAIATDDLFQMGKQAADALAAAMGNEGTVGWIFHDAEYYVTNQRDNAFKATIENDYPNITIIAEQGISDPARAEDIANAMLLRNPDIGGIYVTWAGPAEGVLASLRANGNSTTKIVTLDLSEPIALDMVRGGNVAAIIADEAYELGRVMAAAAILDLLDQDVPPFIVAPAVTVTADNVAEGWMKSLHIEAPESLSAN; this is encoded by the coding sequence ATGAAACACTTACTGAAAAACGTCCTGTCTGGCGCAGCTTTTGCTCTGGCAGCACTTCCTGTCGCCGCCCAAACAGTGGGTCCCCAAGGCGAAGCCGCAACCCCGTCATCGGCGATTGTGGTTCCAGACTCCAGCGTAGAGGCGGTCCGCGCGGGCGCGTATACCGCCGCGCTTCTCTGGCACGACCAGTCAGATTTCGTAAATGCGGTAACGGCAGGGGCGACCGATGAATTCACGCGCTTTGGCATTACGGTTGTTGCGACGACAAGCGCCGGTTTTGATGCCGCGAAACAGCGGAGCGACATCGAAACGGCCCTCGTAAAAGCGCCGGATATCATTCTGTCCCTCCCCCTAGATCCCGTCACATCAGCGGCCGCCTTCCAAGAGGCCAAGGAAGAGGGTGTGAAACTTGTGTTCTTGTCCAATCTACCTTCGGGATATGAGCATCCCGCCGACTACGCGGCGATCGCAACGGATGATTTGTTCCAAATGGGCAAGCAAGCAGCAGACGCACTTGCCGCCGCGATGGGAAATGAGGGCACTGTTGGCTGGATTTTCCACGATGCGGAATATTATGTAACAAATCAAAGGGATAACGCGTTTAAGGCGACGATTGAAAACGACTACCCGAATATCACGATCATTGCCGAACAGGGGATCAGCGATCCTGCGCGTGCAGAAGATATTGCGAACGCAATGTTACTTCGTAATCCCGACATTGGCGGTATCTATGTCACTTGGGCGGGGCCAGCCGAGGGTGTTTTGGCGTCGCTTCGGGCCAACGGAAATTCAACCACTAAAATCGTCACCCTAGATTTGTCCGAGCCGATTGCATTGGACATGGTCCGTGGTGGGAACGTTGCTGCGATTATTGCAGACGAGGCCTATGAACTTGGCCGTGTGATGGCTGCTGCGGCCATTCTTGACCTGCTGGATCAAGACGTACCACCGTTTATCGTGGCCCCAGCAGTCACTGTGACGGCCGACAATGTCGCCGAAGGTTGGATGAAATCCTTGCATATCGAAGCGCCAGAAAGCCTGAGCGCAAACTAA
- a CDS encoding ATP-binding cassette domain-containing protein, whose protein sequence is MAPDAKVLSLKNIHKSFGGVVAIQDFSLDLEAGEIVALVGDNGAGKSTLIKIVSGVYSPTSGEISLDGRPTSFSDASSARAKGIEVVYQDLALADQQPVYMNMFLGRELTKPPFGLLDKARMLRESQDLVDELDVRIPSAGSTISELSGGQRQGIAIARATAWASKLILLDEPTAALGVAETARVEEQIAALKAKNLAILIISHSLDQVFRLSDRICVLRRGEQIGIRETAKTDKNEIVSMITGVA, encoded by the coding sequence ATGGCACCCGATGCAAAAGTTCTCTCCCTCAAAAACATTCACAAATCCTTTGGCGGTGTCGTGGCAATTCAGGATTTCTCGCTTGACCTTGAAGCAGGCGAGATCGTGGCCCTTGTTGGGGATAATGGTGCGGGGAAATCCACGCTGATTAAGATCGTGTCGGGTGTTTACAGCCCGACATCCGGCGAAATTTCTCTGGACGGCAGACCTACGAGTTTTAGCGACGCAAGTTCCGCGCGCGCCAAGGGGATCGAAGTGGTCTATCAAGACCTCGCCTTGGCCGACCAACAGCCCGTTTACATGAATATGTTTCTGGGGCGGGAGTTAACCAAGCCCCCTTTCGGCCTTTTAGACAAAGCGCGGATGTTGCGAGAGTCACAGGACCTTGTCGACGAACTTGATGTCCGCATCCCATCCGCAGGCTCAACAATCAGCGAGCTAAGTGGCGGGCAACGCCAAGGGATCGCGATTGCGCGTGCGACGGCGTGGGCAAGTAAACTCATCTTGTTGGACGAGCCGACAGCCGCGCTCGGGGTGGCGGAAACCGCGCGGGTGGAAGAACAAATTGCCGCCCTCAAGGCCAAAAATCTCGCAATTCTCATCATCAGTCACAGCTTGGATCAGGTCTTTCGCCTGTCCGATCGCATTTGTGTTTTGCGTCGGGGCGAGCAAATTGGCATCCGCGAAACAGCCAAGACAGACAAGAACGAAATCGTTTCTATGATCACCGGAGTAGCGTGA
- a CDS encoding alanine racemase, with amino-acid sequence MFLDVLLRRNSQFIEAAMALHQSGAIPPNSYVLDLDAIEDNARSFVATANALGLKIFAMTKQVGRHSGFCEAIMRGGIDRSVAVDMDCAVACHRAGLKTGHLGHLVQVPQRDAEFAAAKLQPDYWTVFSQDKAREAANAAVKAGRVQNLMARIQTEGDTFYRGHEGGFAASDICNVADQIDAMEGAAFAGITTFPALLFDRESRKVKTTPNLATLARASEALAAAGRSDIEINAPGTNSTVMLAALAEAGATQCEPGNALHGTTPLHAVEDLPENPAVLYLSEVSHHHGGNAFCFGGGLYIDPVFPKYDVQAIVSSEPTSARKALASVEIPDYSAIDYYGMIDATGPVKPKTGDTVVFGFRGQAFVTRANIVGISGISTGTPKVTTIENIFGEVTGWPERAL; translated from the coding sequence ATGTTTCTAGACGTACTCTTAAGAAGAAATTCGCAGTTCATTGAGGCCGCGATGGCCTTGCATCAGTCAGGTGCAATTCCGCCAAACTCTTATGTTCTCGATCTCGACGCGATTGAAGACAACGCAAGATCATTCGTGGCGACCGCCAATGCGCTGGGCCTTAAAATATTTGCCATGACCAAGCAGGTTGGCCGCCATTCGGGGTTCTGTGAGGCGATTATGCGTGGGGGGATTGACCGCTCCGTTGCCGTTGACATGGATTGTGCCGTTGCCTGCCATCGGGCGGGTCTCAAAACGGGCCACCTCGGTCATCTCGTGCAAGTGCCACAGCGTGACGCCGAGTTTGCCGCCGCTAAATTGCAGCCCGATTATTGGACGGTGTTCAGCCAAGATAAGGCCCGCGAGGCGGCAAATGCAGCGGTTAAGGCAGGACGGGTGCAAAACTTGATGGCGCGTATTCAAACAGAAGGGGATACGTTTTATCGTGGCCACGAAGGTGGGTTTGCCGCCTCAGATATTTGTAATGTTGCAGATCAAATTGACGCGATGGAAGGGGCAGCATTTGCAGGGATTACCACATTTCCTGCGCTCCTGTTTGATCGAGAAAGCCGCAAAGTCAAAACAACTCCGAATTTGGCAACTCTTGCGCGCGCTTCCGAAGCGCTGGCGGCGGCGGGGCGTTCCGACATTGAAATAAACGCCCCCGGCACCAATTCCACGGTGATGCTGGCCGCACTGGCCGAGGCGGGCGCGACCCAATGTGAACCCGGAAATGCGCTGCATGGCACGACGCCGCTGCACGCGGTTGAGGATTTGCCCGAAAACCCCGCCGTGCTTTATCTTAGCGAGGTCTCGCACCATCACGGCGGCAATGCGTTCTGCTTCGGCGGCGGTCTTTATATTGATCCGGTGTTCCCGAAATATGATGTTCAGGCCATCGTTTCTTCGGAACCGACAAGCGCACGCAAGGCCTTGGCCAGTGTCGAAATTCCCGATTATTCCGCCATCGACTATTACGGGATGATTGACGCAACTGGACCCGTAAAACCAAAAACAGGCGATACGGTCGTGTTCGGATTTAGGGGGCAGGCCTTCGTTACGCGCGCAAATATCGTAGGTATCTCTGGCATCTCAACGGGCACCCCCAAAGTCACGACAATAGAAAACATTTTCGGCGAGGTCACTGGTTGGCCAGAAAGGGCTCTCTAA
- a CDS encoding creatininase family protein, with translation MTTTYGHLTWENVRDADKDRVVILNVSATEDHGPHMPLDTDTVLGMAVAEGVAKAAPDEVFVMPPVAYGFNEHHKDFPGVIWIQPETLIAFVCDITKSLAHHGFRRILLLNSHGSNHSVLDLAARKTVIDTGIICVSASYWNLMSARINEVRKSEIGGIAHAGEFEAAMYMHLHPERVHIEKSVPQNLHNPDSKFFNLDLAGSGGGAMLMRWWSEVSPDGTMGDPTVADAETGKRFLDAAIEETTALIREIRALPILPRQDHH, from the coding sequence GTGACAACGACTTACGGCCATTTGACATGGGAAAACGTGCGTGATGCCGACAAGGATCGCGTGGTTATTCTGAATGTCTCCGCCACCGAGGATCACGGCCCCCACATGCCGCTTGATACCGATACGGTGCTGGGCATGGCCGTGGCAGAAGGTGTCGCCAAAGCCGCGCCGGACGAGGTTTTCGTCATGCCGCCCGTGGCTTACGGGTTTAACGAGCATCACAAAGATTTCCCCGGTGTTATCTGGATTCAGCCCGAAACCCTGATCGCCTTCGTTTGCGACATCACCAAATCGCTCGCCCATCACGGGTTTCGCCGTATCCTGCTGCTAAACTCGCATGGCTCGAACCATTCGGTTCTGGACCTTGCCGCGCGCAAAACGGTGATCGATACGGGGATTATCTGTGTCTCGGCTTCCTACTGGAACCTGATGTCGGCGCGGATCAACGAGGTGCGCAAGTCCGAAATTGGCGGAATTGCCCATGCGGGTGAATTTGAGGCCGCGATGTACATGCATTTGCATCCGGAGCGTGTGCATATCGAGAAATCTGTGCCGCAAAACCTGCATAATCCCGACAGCAAATTCTTCAACCTTGACCTTGCTGGAAGTGGTGGCGGGGCGATGTTGATGCGCTGGTGGTCCGAAGTGTCGCCGGACGGCACCATGGGCGACCCGACCGTCGCCGATGCCGAAACCGGCAAGCGTTTTCTGGACGCGGCGATTGAGGAAACCACAGCCTTAATCCGCGAGATTCGTGCGTTGCCGATCCTGCCGCGTCAAGACCATCACTGA
- a CDS encoding ABC transporter permease, translated as MTHIKSRLNGADFQQMVVYFGFVAIFIFFALTLHDDGFLTQRNLTNILLQTAPATIMAIGLVFALSAGEIDLSFGSIVAVSALSAAVAMQSFGMAVGVIAGLGAGILIGALNGALVAYLKLPSFLVTLATMGLFAGIARSMTNLRSIPVLNETFTGIFGSGKIFSIPSLVIWTAIAVGVGHLVYRNTRFGAHVLATGDNPRAAQVSGIKVPRIRFYVLTICGATAGLAGLLYAGRLQAAKYTLGESDLMTVIAAVIVGGTALKGGKGSVIGALVGSLMMGMLNNGLILMNLDVSNQMIVRGLIILLAVAVSLRDSSR; from the coding sequence ATGACACATATAAAATCCCGACTAAACGGCGCTGACTTCCAGCAAATGGTTGTCTACTTCGGATTTGTTGCAATCTTCATTTTCTTTGCGCTTACCCTGCATGACGATGGGTTTCTAACCCAACGGAACCTAACGAATATTTTGCTGCAAACCGCGCCTGCGACCATTATGGCAATTGGCCTTGTCTTTGCCTTATCCGCTGGTGAAATCGACTTGAGTTTTGGGTCCATTGTTGCGGTGTCTGCACTCTCTGCTGCGGTCGCGATGCAAAGTTTTGGCATGGCCGTCGGTGTGATCGCGGGCTTGGGGGCGGGTATCCTCATCGGCGCTTTGAATGGCGCTCTCGTGGCCTATCTTAAGCTTCCGTCCTTTCTTGTGACTTTGGCGACGATGGGTCTTTTTGCGGGGATCGCGCGGTCCATGACCAATCTGCGCTCGATCCCCGTTTTGAACGAAACGTTCACGGGTATCTTCGGGTCTGGCAAGATCTTCTCCATCCCCTCACTAGTAATCTGGACGGCCATTGCGGTGGGCGTTGGCCATCTGGTTTATCGCAATACGCGCTTTGGCGCACATGTATTGGCGACTGGCGATAATCCACGCGCGGCCCAAGTTTCCGGCATCAAAGTCCCCCGCATCCGCTTCTATGTTTTGACCATTTGTGGCGCGACAGCTGGTTTGGCTGGGTTGCTCTATGCGGGCCGCCTGCAAGCGGCAAAATACACGCTTGGTGAAAGTGATCTGATGACGGTCATTGCAGCGGTCATCGTTGGCGGCACGGCCCTAAAGGGCGGCAAAGGCTCCGTCATTGGCGCTCTCGTTGGCTCACTCATGATGGGAATGCTAAACAACGGACTTATTCTCATGAACCTCGATGTTTCCAATCAAATGATTGTTCGGGGGCTCATTATTCTCCTTGCCGTGGCGGTATCTCTCCGCGACAGCAGCCGATAA
- a CDS encoding transporter substrate-binding domain-containing protein has translation MMNTLNILRRNVLMGSVALMGLSFAPLAASADELADIQERGTLKIAMSGQYPPFNFVNEQNEVVGFDPAIGTEIAKRMGLEVEIITTAWDGIIGGLLASKYDAVVGSMSITEERDKVIDFVGPYYSTKRAIFTKSGSDITTVADLDDAKVGVTLGETHEQWARDQGYNINTYKGLPELLLELDNGRVDAIVNDSIPVMLAMKAGQYDLATINDPDAEPIGAGIAIREGNPDLAAAMQKALDEMMADGTYLAIAEEWVGGDIR, from the coding sequence ATGATGAATACACTGAACATTCTGCGCCGGAACGTCTTGATGGGATCAGTCGCACTGATGGGTTTAAGCTTTGCGCCGTTGGCAGCGAGCGCGGATGAACTTGCCGATATTCAAGAACGCGGTACGCTCAAGATTGCAATGAGCGGCCAGTATCCACCGTTCAACTTTGTAAACGAACAGAACGAAGTGGTTGGCTTTGACCCCGCAATCGGCACTGAAATCGCCAAGCGCATGGGGCTTGAAGTTGAGATCATTACAACCGCATGGGATGGCATCATTGGCGGCCTTCTTGCCAGCAAATACGACGCAGTCGTCGGCTCCATGTCGATCACCGAAGAGCGCGACAAAGTGATCGATTTTGTCGGTCCATATTACAGCACCAAACGGGCGATCTTTACCAAATCAGGTTCCGACATCACCACTGTCGCAGACTTGGATGATGCGAAAGTCGGCGTAACGCTCGGCGAGACACATGAGCAATGGGCCCGCGATCAAGGCTACAACATCAACACTTACAAAGGCTTGCCAGAGTTGTTGCTTGAGTTGGACAATGGCCGTGTGGACGCCATCGTGAATGACTCTATTCCAGTTATGCTCGCTATGAAGGCCGGTCAGTATGATCTGGCAACCATCAACGATCCAGACGCCGAGCCAATTGGCGCGGGTATCGCGATCCGTGAAGGCAACCCAGACCTCGCCGCCGCTATGCAAAAAGCGCTGGACGAGATGATGGCAGATGGCACTTACCTCGCGATTGCCGAAGAATGGGTCGGCGGCGACATCCGCTAA
- a CDS encoding amino acid ABC transporter permease, whose product MDIDLILRVYPFFLEAALVTIELSILTALLGLTCGAFGAAARLSRLAVLRWIAAAYVSVFRGTPALIQIFILYFGGPQIGIQLDSFAAGTIALGVNIGAYMTETIRGAIVSVDKGQTEAARTLGMSRSETMRKIILPQAARMMIRPLGVNINALIKGTALVAPISVIELTYTAQRFIGSTYKPFEMFFLSGLLYMVIIYVVGQGINWLDRRAQIV is encoded by the coding sequence TTGGACATCGACCTCATCCTGCGTGTCTACCCGTTCTTCCTCGAAGCGGCGTTGGTAACGATAGAACTTTCAATCCTGACAGCCCTTCTGGGCCTCACCTGCGGTGCCTTTGGCGCTGCAGCGCGTCTATCGCGACTGGCCGTACTACGTTGGATCGCGGCGGCCTACGTCAGCGTTTTTCGCGGCACACCGGCCCTCATCCAAATTTTCATCCTCTATTTTGGTGGCCCCCAGATCGGCATTCAGCTCGACTCATTTGCGGCCGGAACCATCGCTCTGGGAGTCAACATTGGCGCCTATATGACCGAAACCATCCGCGGCGCCATCGTATCCGTCGACAAGGGCCAGACCGAGGCCGCGCGCACCTTGGGCATGAGCCGCAGCGAAACGATGCGCAAAATCATCTTGCCACAGGCCGCGCGGATGATGATCCGCCCACTAGGTGTGAACATCAACGCGCTCATAAAGGGAACCGCGCTGGTTGCACCCATTTCGGTGATCGAACTGACATATACGGCGCAACGCTTTATAGGCTCCACCTACAAACCCTTCGAGATGTTTTTCCTTTCGGGCCTTCTTTATATGGTGATTATCTATGTGGTCGGTCAGGGCATCAACTGGCTCGACCGTCGGGCGCAGATCGTATGA